One Ricinus communis isolate WT05 ecotype wild-type chromosome 2, ASM1957865v1, whole genome shotgun sequence DNA segment encodes these proteins:
- the LOC112534740 gene encoding non-specific lipid-transfer protein 1-like, whose translation MGIKQMAESLLVVLAVSSMLVIHPYVSAEISCAEVTILLTPCIPYGIFGGDVPPACCQGIKDSLALAKTNEDLKLKCQCVKDGAASIPGLNYTRVNELPAKCRTTSPYIVSPNTDCSKVHY comes from the exons ATGGGTATTAAGCAGATGGCGGAATCACTGTTGGTAGTGTTAGCAGTGTCATCCATGCTAGTCATTCATCCTTACGTATCTGCAGAAATTTCATGTGCAGAAGTGACAATTCTACTGACTCCATGCATACCTTATGGGATATTTGGAGGGGACGTACCCCCAGCTTGCTGCCAAGGCATTAAAGATTCACTTGCACTTGCCAAGACCAACGAAGATCTGAAGCTCAAGTGTCAGTGCGTCAAGGATGGTGCTGCCAGTATCCCTGGACTTAATTATACGAGAGTTAATGAGCTTCCTGCTAAGTGTAGAACTACTTCACCATACATAGTTAGCCCCAACACTGACTGCTCCAA GGTACACTACTAA